The DNA region TCAACGAGCTCACGGAAAAGCCCCTCTCGGAAGAGGAGCTTAAGAACCTCCTCAAGCCGGGAGATCTGGTGCGGGTACAGGTGCTCAAGGTAGACCCGGAAACGGGCCAGATCCTCCTTTCCCGCAAGAAGGTGGAGGCCCAGGAGCACTGGGACCGCATCCGGGAGCTCTACGAGAAGGGCGAGCCGGTGACCGTCACGGTCAAGGAGAAGGTCAAGGGGGGCGTGGTCGCCGAGCTAGACGGCGTCCAGGCCTTTATCCCCGCCTCGCAGCTAGACCTCAGGCGCATCCCCAACTTGGACGCCTACGTGGGCCAGCAGATCCTGGCCAAGATCATTGAGTTGAACCGCAAGAAGGGAAGGGTCCTTCTCTCCCGCCGGGCGGTCTTGGAGGAGGAGCAGAAGAAGGCCAAGGAAGCCTTCTTCCAGAGCCTCCAGCCTGGTCAGGTGGTGGAGGGTACCGTGGTGGAGGTCACCGACTTCGGGGCCTTCGTCAACCTGGGCCCGGTGGACGGGCTTGTCCACCGTTCGGAGATCACCTGGGGCCGCTTCGGCCATCCCCGGGAGGTCCTGCACAAGGGGCAGAAGGTGCGGGCCCAGGTGGTGTCCGTGGACCCCGCTAAGGAGCGGGTCAACCTCTCCATCAAGGCCCTTATCCCCGATCCCTGGACCACGGTGGCGGAGAAGTACCCCGTGGGGAGCCGGGTGCGGGGGAGGGTAGTGAGCCTTACCGAGTTTGGCGCCTTCGTGGAGGTGGAGCCGGGCCTCGAGGGCCTGATCCACATCTCCGAGCTCTCCTGGACCAAGCGGCCCAAGCACCCTTCCGAGGTGGTGAAGGAGGGCGAGGAGGTAGAGGTAGTGGTCCTCCGCCTAAACCCTGAGGAGCGCCGTCTCTCCTTGGGCCTCAAGCAGACCCAACCCGACCCCTGGCAGCTCTTGGTGGAGAAGTACCCCCCGGGCACCGTGGTGAAGGGCAAGGTCACGGGGGTTACGGACTTCGGCGTCTTTGTGGAGCTGGAGCCGGGCATGGAGGGCCTGGTCCACATCTCCGAGCTGGACCACACCCGGGTGGAAAACCCCGCCGCCCTCTTTAAGAAGGGGGACGAGATGGAGGTGGTGGTCCTCAACATTGACCCCGTGGAGCAGCGCATCTCCCTTTCCCGCAAGCGGCTCCTGCCTCCCCCGCCCCCCAAGGCGGAGGAGGAGCGCCCGCGTCGGGCCAAGGGCAAGGAGGTTCGGGGGAAGCGCAAACCCTCTGGGGGCCGCCGGGAGGAGCGGCGGGAGTACGAGTACGGGGCGGTGGCGGAGTACAACCTTTACGATGCCTCCGCCGTGCCCACCGCCAGCACCAGCGTGAAGTTGGGCGACCTCTACGGGGACCTCCTGGCGAGCCTGGGTTTGGAAGAGGAGAAGTAAAACTTTTAGGGCCCCGGTTAAGGGGCCCTTAGGGCCCCCCGCTCAGGCGGGGGGCCTAAGGTTTAAAGGGCCTTTTCCGCTTCCCGCTTCCCGTAGAAGATGCGCATCAGGGTGTAGGAGAGGAAGAAGGTGAGCAAGGGGCCCCCAAGGACCAGGGTCCAAAGGACGGCGTTATTGCCCAAGAGGTAGCCCTTCTGCTGGAAGTCAATCTTGTAGCCCGCCAGGGTGCTCATGAGGAAGAAGACCAGGAGGGCCAGGATGGCGCTGGTGCGCACCGGGTGCTCGGAGGGGAGCTCCAGGTAGCGCATTTTGTCCTTGCGGGTGTCCACGAAGGGCAGAAGGAGGCCGATGAGGGCCAGGATGCCCGGCACCACCGCCCCACCGATGAACTCGGGCCCGATGGTGGCCCCAAAGAGTTTGAACTCCCAGCTGGAGGGGATGATTTGCAGGATGCCGTAGATCCAGAGGAAGTACCAGTCGGGCTTCACCGCCGGCGTGTTGGGGGTGGGCGGCCCGAAGGCCTCTACGGGGTGGGCGAGGAAAGCCCCGGCGATGATGGCCATGATGCCCACGTAAAGGGCGAAGAGGATGGTCATCATGACCATTTGCTGGGGGTACATGGGCACGCCCAGGATCTTCCCCGGGGCCACCTTCTCGGCGTAGCGGGGTTGGGTGTGCTTCTGCTTCACCATGATGGCCAGGTGGGCCCCGATGAGGGCCATGAGCAGAAGGGGAAGCCAGAGGACGTGGAGGCTAAAAAGCCGGGGGATAGAGTGGGGGGAGCCTGGGAACTCCCCACCGAACATCACCTGGGCCAGGGTACTCCCAATCCAGGGGATGGAGTTGGCGATGCCGTAGCCGATGCGGGTGGCGGTCACGGCGTAGTTATCGTAGGGAAGGGCGTAACCCGTGAAGGCGGTGACCACCGCAAGCCCCAAAAGGGCAAGCCCCACCAGGTAGTTGAGCTCCCTGGGCTTCTTGTAGGCCCCCGTGAGGAGGATGCGGAGCATGTGCAAGAAGGCGGCGGCGATCATCACGTGGGCCGACCAGTGGTGGAGGCTCCGGATCACGGCGCCGAAGGGGAGGCTGTCAATGTATAGGACGCTGGCGTAGGCGGCAGGCACCGTGCGCCCGTCGGGGAGCTTCACCTCGCGGATGGAGGGTTCAAAGTTCAGGGTGAGGAAGACCCCGGTGAGCACCAGGACCACGAAGGCAAAGAGGGTGATCTCCCCCAGGAAGAAGGAATGGTGCACCGGAAAAGCCTTCCGCAAAACCTTCTGGTAAAGCCCTGTGAGGTCTAGGCGTTCGTCCAACCACTTGTACATGCGTCCCTCCTAAACGTGGCGGCAGAAGCCTGCCTCGGCCTTGACCCCCACCTCGCCCAAGAACTCGCCGGCGGCCACCAAAACCCCGTCCTCCACCTTCAGGGGAAGCTGGGGCACGGGCCTAGGAGGCGGCCCGGCGAGGATCCTGGCCCCATGGGCGAAATCGTAAACCCCCCCGTGGCAGGGGCAGAGCCCCGCCTTTTTGTCCCCCACCCACTGGCTGATGATACAGCCCAGGTGGGTGCACACCGCCGAGTAGGCCACGATGCCCTCCACCCCGTGGCTCGCCACCTCGGGGGCAAGCTCCTCCGGAGCGTAGCGCACCACCAGCACCGTGTTCTTAGCCTCGCCGCTTTTCACCACCTTGGTCTTGAGGTCCATGGGGTAGGCGAGGACGAAGGGATCCCCCGGTTTAAGCTCCTCGGGGCGGATGGGCTTGGGCTCCCCACCCCCCTGGGCGTAGACCAGAATGTCCCCTGGCTTTAGGGGTTCCTTGTCCGGGGTGACCTCCTGCTTGGGCCGGAGGCTCGCCCCCACGTAGAAAGCGGAAACCAGGGAAAGCCCTATGCCGGTGCCGATGGCGGTCTTCAGGAAAAGCCGCCTTCTGGATGTGCGCAAGCGGATCTCGCGTTCGTCCATGCTTTAC from Thermus hydrothermalis includes:
- a CDS encoding 30S ribosomal protein S1; this encodes MEEKATQTPEKTFSMEEALQEAEARLEKRVRPGQVLTGKVVLVGSEGVAVDIGAKTEGIIPFNELTEKPLSEEELKNLLKPGDLVRVQVLKVDPETGQILLSRKKVEAQEHWDRIRELYEKGEPVTVTVKEKVKGGVVAELDGVQAFIPASQLDLRRIPNLDAYVGQQILAKIIELNRKKGRVLLSRRAVLEEEQKKAKEAFFQSLQPGQVVEGTVVEVTDFGAFVNLGPVDGLVHRSEITWGRFGHPREVLHKGQKVRAQVVSVDPAKERVNLSIKALIPDPWTTVAEKYPVGSRVRGRVVSLTEFGAFVEVEPGLEGLIHISELSWTKRPKHPSEVVKEGEEVEVVVLRLNPEERRLSLGLKQTQPDPWQLLVEKYPPGTVVKGKVTGVTDFGVFVELEPGMEGLVHISELDHTRVENPAALFKKGDEMEVVVLNIDPVEQRISLSRKRLLPPPPPKAEEERPRRAKGKEVRGKRKPSGGRREERREYEYGAVAEYNLYDASAVPTASTSVKLGDLYGDLLASLGLEEEK
- a CDS encoding cytochrome b, which produces MYKWLDERLDLTGLYQKVLRKAFPVHHSFFLGEITLFAFVVLVLTGVFLTLNFEPSIREVKLPDGRTVPAAYASVLYIDSLPFGAVIRSLHHWSAHVMIAAAFLHMLRILLTGAYKKPRELNYLVGLALLGLAVVTAFTGYALPYDNYAVTATRIGYGIANSIPWIGSTLAQVMFGGEFPGSPHSIPRLFSLHVLWLPLLLMALIGAHLAIMVKQKHTQPRYAEKVAPGKILGVPMYPQQMVMMTILFALYVGIMAIIAGAFLAHPVEAFGPPTPNTPAVKPDWYFLWIYGILQIIPSSWEFKLFGATIGPEFIGGAVVPGILALIGLLLPFVDTRKDKMRYLELPSEHPVRTSAILALLVFFLMSTLAGYKIDFQQKGYLLGNNAVLWTLVLGGPLLTFFLSYTLMRIFYGKREAEKAL
- a CDS encoding ubiquinol-cytochrome c reductase iron-sulfur subunit, which translates into the protein MDEREIRLRTSRRRLFLKTAIGTGIGLSLVSAFYVGASLRPKQEVTPDKEPLKPGDILVYAQGGGEPKPIRPEELKPGDPFVLAYPMDLKTKVVKSGEAKNTVLVVRYAPEELAPEVASHGVEGIVAYSAVCTHLGCIISQWVGDKKAGLCPCHGGVYDFAHGARILAGPPPRPVPQLPLKVEDGVLVAAGEFLGEVGVKAEAGFCRHV